From the Lathyrus oleraceus cultivar Zhongwan6 chromosome 4, CAAS_Psat_ZW6_1.0, whole genome shotgun sequence genome, one window contains:
- the LOC127138788 gene encoding uncharacterized protein LOC127138788 isoform X1, giving the protein MNFCIPLYFNFCFSSFKTSSSSSLKSVSPPSFSSSSENCGAIFMSLFLLCLGNHTYTIANFQIQPNEMLFKTSAHKYALKFNSGTSLGNFNKHAIPPKLIKFTPFEEIISREWKKNMLIGRICSSLHTFQ; this is encoded by the exons ATGAATTTTTGCATTCCATTATACTTCAACTTTTGTTTTTCTTCtttcaaaacatcatcttcctcatcgTTGAAATCAGTTTCACCTCCATCTTTCTCCTCGTCTTCAGAGAACTG CGGAGCGATATTCATGTCGTTGTTCCTACTATGTTTAGGAAATCATACATATACCATAGCTAACTTTCAAATTCAGCCAAATGAAATGTTATTCAAAACCTCTGCTCACAAGTATGCTTTGAAATTTAATAGTGGGACAAGCCTTGGAAATTTCAACAAACATGCAATTCCTCCAAAGCTTATCAAGTTCACTCCATTTGAAGAAATTATTTCTAGAGAATGGAAGAAAAATATGTTAATAG GAAGGATATGCTCATCACTGCATACATTTCAATAA